Proteins from a single region of Primulina tabacum isolate GXHZ01 chromosome 5, ASM2559414v2, whole genome shotgun sequence:
- the LOC142546547 gene encoding pre-mRNA splicing factor SR-like 1 isoform X2, with translation MKLTVKHMHGLLKHPDSPYIRAIGFLYLRYVADSKTLWGWYEPYLKDDEEFSPGSNGRMTTMGVYVRDLLLGQYYFDTLFPRIPVPVLRTIVTNLENMKLPSKHCGTTGESTRGSEETARRPPSVKASLSVSFGQRAPHRASTRGSSPVRRTITPSYDRDADSRRSPHHHRGQSHDLSDRECSDRDKDRERERDMNKDRFRDRDRDHERHKDRDRDRYRERERDRDRDRRHEYDRRSRNGYGRDYERSENEGHRLREGSSRHSRSRSRSRSRSQSIHERSGHDQNREKASASSNLAKLKDLYGDLNDQKEDAGKDRGPSRPSGTEEVIRLGGSTWR, from the exons ATGAAACTCACCGTCAAACACATGCATGGCCTGTTGAAGCACCCAGATTCTCCTTACATAAGGGCC ATTGGATTTCTATATTTAAGATATGTTGCAGATTCAAAGACATTATGGGGTTGGTACGAACCATACCTAAAAGATGATGAG GAATTCTCTCCTGGTTCAAACGGCCGAATGACCACGATGGGTGTGTATGTGCGCGATTTGCTTCTTGGACAG TATTACTTTGACACTCTTTTCCCACGGATCCCTGTTCCAGTTTTGCGAACCATTGTGACAAATCTTGAAAATATGAAACTGCCATCAAAACATTGTGGAACTACTGGTGAGTCCACTCGTGGATCTGAGGAGACTGCCAGGAGGCCACCTTCTGTCAAAGCTTCCCTTTCAGTCTCTTTTGGTCAGCGTGCTCCACATCGTGCATCAACTAGGGGTTCATCTCCAGTTCGCCGAACAATAACTCCATCGTATGATAGAGACGCCGATTCTAGACGGTCCCCCCATCACCATAGGGGCCAGAGCCACGATTTGTCAGATCGAGAATGTTCAGACAGGGACAAAGACCGAGAGCGGGAAAGAGACATGAATAAGGATCGTTTCCGTGATCGTGACAGGGACCATGAGAGACATAAGGACAGGGATAGAGACCGATATAGAGAGCGGGAAAGAGATAGAGATAGAGATAGGAGGCATGAATATGATAGAAGATCCAGAAATGGCTATGGAAGGGATTATGAAAGGAGCGAAAATGAAGGGCATCGTCTTCGAGAAGGTAGTTCTCGCCATAGTCGGAGCCGTAGCAGAAGCAGGAGCAGAAGTCAAAGCATTCACGAAAGGAGTGGGCATGATCAAAATCGGGAAAAGGCATCTGCATCTAGTAATTTAGCCAAACTTAAGGATCTATATGGTGACTTGAACGACCAAAAGGAGGATGCAGGCAAAGACAGGGGTCCTAGCCGGCCTAGTGGTACTGAGGAGGTGATCAGACTTGGTGGTTCAACGTGGAGGTAA
- the LOC142546547 gene encoding pre-mRNA splicing factor SR-like 1 isoform X3 has translation MTTMGVYVRDLLLGQYYFDTLFPRIPVPVLRTIVTNLENMKLPSKHCGTTGESTRGSEETARRPPSVKASLSVSFGQRAPHRASTRGSSPVRRTITPSYDRDADSRRSPHHHRGQSHDLSDRECSDRDKDRERERDMNKDRFRDRDRDHERHKDRDRDRYRERERDRDRDRRHEYDRRSRNGYGRDYERSENEGHRLREGSSRHSRSRSRSRSRSQSIHERSGHDQNREKASASSNLAKLKDLYGDLNDQKEDAGKDRGPSRPSGTEEVIRLGGSTWR, from the exons ATGACCACGATGGGTGTGTATGTGCGCGATTTGCTTCTTGGACAG TATTACTTTGACACTCTTTTCCCACGGATCCCTGTTCCAGTTTTGCGAACCATTGTGACAAATCTTGAAAATATGAAACTGCCATCAAAACATTGTGGAACTACTGGTGAGTCCACTCGTGGATCTGAGGAGACTGCCAGGAGGCCACCTTCTGTCAAAGCTTCCCTTTCAGTCTCTTTTGGTCAGCGTGCTCCACATCGTGCATCAACTAGGGGTTCATCTCCAGTTCGCCGAACAATAACTCCATCGTATGATAGAGACGCCGATTCTAGACGGTCCCCCCATCACCATAGGGGCCAGAGCCACGATTTGTCAGATCGAGAATGTTCAGACAGGGACAAAGACCGAGAGCGGGAAAGAGACATGAATAAGGATCGTTTCCGTGATCGTGACAGGGACCATGAGAGACATAAGGACAGGGATAGAGACCGATATAGAGAGCGGGAAAGAGATAGAGATAGAGATAGGAGGCATGAATATGATAGAAGATCCAGAAATGGCTATGGAAGGGATTATGAAAGGAGCGAAAATGAAGGGCATCGTCTTCGAGAAGGTAGTTCTCGCCATAGTCGGAGCCGTAGCAGAAGCAGGAGCAGAAGTCAAAGCATTCACGAAAGGAGTGGGCATGATCAAAATCGGGAAAAGGCATCTGCATCTAGTAATTTAGCCAAACTTAAGGATCTATATGGTGACTTGAACGACCAAAAGGAGGATGCAGGCAAAGACAGGGGTCCTAGCCGGCCTAGTGGTACTGAGGAGGTGATCAGACTTGGTGGTTCAACGTGGAGGTAA